Proteins found in one Zea mays cultivar B73 chromosome 1, Zm-B73-REFERENCE-NAM-5.0, whole genome shotgun sequence genomic segment:
- the LOC103640640 gene encoding uncharacterized protein, whose translation MPSSTSASGAVGLGRRQPPNPIAAVGGLRRSDSSRWWWARLMEKNYSDAERFLARRPEERLINDYLLLESAARKVATGLAYLLLTWSTVVLLGGFVSVLKLIDFWCLAAISTSFAVNLADLYEYTTGYFLAAGNVYIGLRDDLPSSMCCRSVVWMLLLGVLITVYSVVLQVLTLAPLVAIALSSFRLRANNYGNVGNDAANSAKLKASLQIFYSLTLAQSNAFYLWKMMVVLEKCCVSTVSKKCRFGEWGIALVWAYLEETKTIPILERAPRGRNLVTFAVGLLGSESLHDRCSALRMLDTFVGDKVPVAPSLLLPCRGPLENLMEALEVGDCETRERAARIVAALAAGDHLRRIDQFPRALHHMASLLQASDYRFPTATTAATEEPRQAAAASISKRGGIGLLYFTILSRINLFNIFEKEKKDEDTLPPSGGGPKQLISQGLLIVERLALHRANRAHMCNNNVLLSKLTAPLCSSHAFFLDTTAGTAVQTTEWVLTC comes from the exons ATGCCGTCGTCCACGTCCGCCTCCGGCGCCGTAGGGCTAGGGCGGCGACAGCCTCCCAATCCCATTGCAGCAGTAGGGGGGCTTAGAAGAAGCGATAGCAGCAGATGGTGGTGGGCGAGATTAATGGAGAAGAACTACAGTGATGCTGAGAGATTTCTCGCAAGGAGGCCGGAAGAGAGGCTGATCAACGATTACCTGCTGCTTGAGTCCGCCGCACGGAAGGTCGCCACCGGCCTCGCGTACCTGTTGCTGACGTGGTCCACCGTCGTCCTCCTTGGTGGCTTCGTCTCCGTGCTCAAGCTCATCGACTTTTGGTGTCTCGCTGCCATTAGCACGTCATTTGCAGTCAA TCTAGCAGATTTGTACGAGTACACGACTGGATATTTCCTGGCAGCGGGCAATGTGTACATTGGACTACGTGATGATCTGCCATCATCTATGTGTTGTCGCTCGGTTGTATGGATGCTCTTGCTTGGGGTGCTGATAACTGTATATTCTGTTGTGCTTCAAGTCCTTACTTTGGCGCCGCTGGTTGCCATAGCTCTTTCATCGTTCAGGCTACGAGCAAACAACTATGGCAATGTTGGCAACGATGCTGCCAATTCAGCAAAGCTCAAGGCATCCCTGCAGATTTTTTACTCTCTCACCCTGGCTCAGAGCAATGCCTTCTACTTGTGGAAGATGATGGTCGTTTTGGAGAAGTGCTGTGTTTCTACTGTGAGCAAGAAGTGCAGATTTGGGGAGTGGGGCATCGCCTTGGTGTGGGCATACCTTGAAGAAACCAAAACCATACCCATACTCGAGAGAGCGCCGCGGGGCAGAAACTTGGTCACCTTTGCAGTTGGCTTGCTCGGCTCCGAATCGCTGCACGATCGTTGTTCTGCGCTTCGCATGCTGGACACGTTCGTCGGCGACAAGGTGCCAGTAGCACCCAGCCTGCTGCTGCCTTGCAGGGGTCCCCTTGAGAACCTCATGGAAGCCCTCGAGGTGGGCGACTGCGAGACCAGGGAGCGTGCCGCTAGGATCGTTGCGGCTCTTGCTGCTGGCGATCATCTCCGCCGCATCGACCAGTTCCCCAGAGCATTGCATCACATGGCTTCACTGCTTCAAGCCTCTGATTATCGGTTTCCCACAGCTACAACTGCTGCaacagaagaaccacgacaagcAGCAGCAGCGAGCATTAGCAAGCGCGGGGGTATTGGACTGCTATACTTTACCATCCTATCTCGTATCAACTTGTTCAATATCTTTGAGAAAGAGAAAAAGGACGAAGACACCTTACCACCCTCTGGCGGCGGACCAAAGCAGCTCATCTCTCAAGGGCTGCTTATCGTCGAGAGGCTGGCTCTACACCGAGCAAACCGTGCCCACATGTGCAACAACAACGTCCTGCTCTCAAAGCTCACAGCGCCCCTATGCTCCTCCCATGCTTTCTTCCTCGACACCACCGCGGGCACGGCAGTACAGACTACAGAGTGGGTTTTGACATGCTAG
- the LOC103640641 gene encoding auxin-responsive protein SAUR71: MRQLIRRLSRVGDCSPPPSHSQETRKGEAHAGVPEGHVPVHVGGGADGAEERFLVRAELLGAPALADLLGRAAQEYGYRHQGPLRIPCPVAVFRRALASVAVAAAGDEEGD, from the coding sequence ATGAGGCAGCTGATCCGGCGGCTCTCCCGCGTCGGCGActgctcgccgccgccgtcccacTCCCAGGAGACGAGGAAGGGCGAGGCTCACGCGGGGGTGCCGGAGGGGCACGTGCCGGTGCACGTGGGCGGCGGCGCGGACGGCGCGGAGGAGCGGTTCCTGGTGCGCGCTGAGCTGCTGGGCGCGCCGGCTCTCGCGGACCTGCTCGGCCGCGCCGCGCAGGAGTACGGGTACCGCCATCAGGGCCCGCTCCGCATCCCGTGCCCCGTCGCCGTCTTCCGACGCGCGCTCGCCTCCGTGGCCGTGGCCGCCGCCGGCGACGAGGAGGGCGACTGA